A genomic region of Fusarium oxysporum Fo47 chromosome VI, complete sequence contains the following coding sequences:
- a CDS encoding fungal trichothecene efflux pump: MSNLSHIGVDGYIGKEREFETFGPEDSGDGSGSPQPTVNAEEIIMADGTVEYVDKNAFGDELDRMPNGYYRSPQFIGTLAAQCLASTCAYLGWVLPSNTLALINADIGPSAQIAWVATIWTMGSSIGFLIIGRLSDLYGRKWMVMSTTLLGLIGCIIGGTAKSLGMLIASNGCNGLAAAGQLSFGIVLGELVPNKHRGPIMGFVFLTSIPFGVFGPVVARTMIENIHEGWRWSYYLGIILSVITLALYQFLYHPPTFSQLHVGKTRIQQTKELDWIGMSLFTIGCVLFLVGLSWGGTTYPWKSAEVLCTLVTGIMTLAGFFVYEAYFCSVKPLIPSSVFKNTGFVAVVTCATVASMVYYSLTVLWPTIISALYTTDSIKVGWQSCVIGGGVVLGQAMSGLAIAYVPRLKIQCICAAALVMTFITSMCSLSPDRWANTIAFGLIACTAVGYIENVAVTCVTLLWEPQDIGLASGILGSIRALGGAIAQALYVSILSNELTRKMPEYVSPAATKLGLPTKSLPSLFEAINKGDYSDVPGINKAIIESVGDAVAKAYTNSLHYVFYATVPFSCIMLVAACLVPDAKKFLTYNVAKRLQDKSFRKSSTEANEVAVQAMNECHPDEAKVASHV, translated from the exons ATGTCGAATCTCAGCCATATTGGCGTCGATGGCTATATAGGAAAGGAGAGGGAATTCGAGACATTCGGCCCTGAAGATAGTGGGGATGGCTCAGGCAGCCCCCAGCCGACTGTCAACGCTGAGgagatcatcatggctgatggTACTGTCGAGTATGTTGACAAGAATGCCTTCGGCGATGAGCTCGACCGAATGCCTAATGGCTACTATCGGAGTCCTCAGTTCATTGGTACTCTTGCT GCGCAGTGTCTAGCAAGTACTTGCGCATACCTAGGATGGGTGCTCCCCTCAAATACTCT CGCTTTGATAAATGCCGACATTGGTCCTTCCGCTCAAATTGCATGGGTAGCGACAATATGGACTATGGGATCTTCTATTGGCTTTCTTATCATTGGCCGTCTGTCCGATCTATATGGCCGAAAGTGGATGGTCATGAGCACTACTCTACTGGGCCTCATCGGTTGCATTATTGGTGGCACCGCAAAGAGCTTAGGTATGCTCATCGCTTCGAATGGGTGCAATGGTCTTGCAGCTGCTGGGCAGCTCTCCTTTGGCATTGTCTTAGGTGAACTTGTTCCTAACAAGCATCGAGGTCCCATCATGGGTTTTGTCTTCTTGACGTCGATCCCATTTGGAGTCTTTGGCCCAGTCGTAGCCCGAACGATGATCGAGAACATACATGAAGGCTGGCGCTGGAGTTACTATCTGGGCATCATTCTGAGTGTAATCACTCTGGCTCTATATCAGTTCCTCTACCACCCACCAACCTTTTCTCAACTCCACGTCGGGAAGACGAGAATACAGCAAACCAAAGAGCTTGATTGGATTGGCATGTCTCTTTTCACCATTGGATGCGTTCTCTTCCTCGTTGGCCTTTCTTGGGGCGGTACGACATATCCTTGGAAGAGTGCTGAGGTATTGTGCACATTAGTCACTGGTATAATGACCCTTGCCGGCTTCTTTGTATATG AGGCTTACTTCTGTTCTGTAAAACCCCTGATTCCGTCCAGTGTTTTTAAGAACACTGGGTTCGTCGCGGTAGTCACGTGTGCGACTGTTGCCTCCATGGTTTACTACTCCTTAACAGTTCTCTGGCCTACAATTATCAGCGCACTGTACACCACAGATTCCATCAAAGTTGGCTGGCAGAGCTGCGTGATTGGTGGTGGAGTTGTTCTGGGCCAAGCTATGTCAGGTCTCGCTATTGCCTATGTTCCTCGCCTCAAGATCCAGTGCATATgcgctgctgctcttgttaTGACTTTCATCACGTCGATGTGTTCCCTATCTCCTGACCGGTGGGCAAATACAATCGCATTCGGGTTGATTGCATGCACTGCCGTTGGGTACATTGAGAATGTTGCAGTCACCTGTGTAACTCTGCTCTGGGAACCCCAAGATATCGGCCTAGCATCTGGCATTCTTGGATCGATTCGTGCCCTCGGTGGTGCCATTGCTCAGGCTTTGTATGTCTCTATTCTCAGCAACGAGTTGACCAGGAAGATGCCCGAGTACGTGTCACCAGCTGCAACTAAACTTGGTCTGCCAACCAAATCCCTACCTTCACTCTTTGAGGCTATCAACAAAGGCGATTACTCAGATGTACCCGGTATCAACAAGGCCATCATTGAATCAGTCGGAGATGCCGTTGCCAAAGCCTACACCAACTCACTACATTATGTCTTCTACGCCACTGTACCGTTCTCATGTATCATGCTTGTCGCCGCTTGCTTGGTTCCCGATGCCAAAAAGTTCTTGACGTACAATGTTGCAAAACGTCTCCAGGATAAGAGCTTCCGTAAATCCTCTACCGAAGCCAACGAGGTCGCGGTTCAGGCCATGAATGAATGTCATCCAGATGAGGCTAAAGTGGCATCGCATGTGTAG